CCCTAAAGCCAATTCTATACGCTTCTGAGAACCGGCCCGAACACAGAACTCCGATACAACTAACCGACTCTTCACTCGTTTAAATACGTATGAGGGGACCCACCCCTCCCCACCCCCACTCCTACCAACACCGAGAACACTTGCAGGGTGGTGTGTGTGGGTCCGCTCATACCGAGCGCGATTTAATATAAAAAGAAGTGGCATCACCGGGCAGACGAAGCCAACTGCACGCTTGCGAGCGGGTGTTGCAGCGAGCAAGGCCAGCCACAGTGCCGACCGGGGCCGCGTACAGGTGGCCGAAACTTCGTCGTCGACGGCCACAGGGTCGCGACGGCCGCGAACCGCGGAACAACGGCGCGTGGAAAGAGAAACGATGCCGCGAACGGCAACGAGCCGCTGGGGCCGAGGCACTGCTCAGCCATGACCTCTCGGTATTCGAGGGGGTGTCCGGGACAGGGGACTGAGACGCAGTCCATGACAGATTAGTCCGACACAGCGACAAGCGTTCGGCGCTTACTGTCGTCGGTTGCCACGACCAACCGGTCTTCGTGGCGCTCAACGACAGCCCACACGCCGAAAAACAGGTGTAAATCCAGTTCGAGACCATTGAGGCGTTCGCCGGTCTCTTCGATACGGAACTCGTTGGACTCAGCAACGTTCGTCATCTCAACCGCGGATACCAGCTGACGGCGAGCCGTGGTGATGGCCAATTCGAACGCGGCTCACTGTTCGAGATAGCCGTATGTCTCCTCCAGATAATCGATGATCCAGTCGACCGTGGACTCGTCGTAGGTCCAGAAGCCGTAGAACTCGCGCGGTTCGCGCTCCTCGGCTAATAGAGCACATTTCTGGGTCGGGTCACCGCCGCCATCGAACACGACGAACCACGAGTCAGCAATCTCGTCCGACCGCTCCAGATGCAACGAGAACGTGCTGTACTCGGGAGGCTCGACATCAGGGACGGCATAGGCGTGGACATCCACGTCAGTCTCGCCCAGCCGTTCGTAAAGATCGAGTTCGCCCTGCAAAGTCGAGAGTGTCTGGAAGCCGGCGTGTAGTGTTCCCTGTCCCACTCGCCACGCGCGGTCCTCGATTTCTCGGGACGCGGCGGTCATCCGCTGGATCGACCACGAGGTGAACATCGTCTCGTCGAGGTGATCGAGAATGGACGCGTACGGGCTGTTGTCCCGCGTGATGTACCGTCGACCTTCGTTGAGCGATTCGGTGAACGAATTGAGACTCGCGGCCGCGATAACCGCTTCATCCTCGCTCAGCGTGATGAATTCGCCCGGTCGCCCGCTCTCGGTCTGCTCGCTCTGTACGTGGACGTTGCGGTCCGCGAAGCGCTCGCGCAGGTCTTCGGCCGCTGCTGGCCCAGCGTTGAAGACAGTCAGTGTCTTCTGATGATCCTCAACGCCAGCGATGAGTTCCGTTAGCGACATCCTCGACTATACATCGGTACTCACTGTGTTAGGCGTTGCGGGAGGACATTGCATGGCTTACTATTGGTGGATGACAAGTATACCGAGGACGGATAGATCGGCCCTGTGATAATGTACCAATAGTGACGAACCCCCATTTCGAAAACAGCAATGTGAGGTCCTGAGCCGAAAGATAACGATTAATGAGTGGTGATGTAGTGGAAAATCTTTAGTCATGGCCCCCTAACGGATTGATACGGCACCAGAGCTGGGGCCGAGGATTTCACCATGACAGACAACGAACTAATCTGGCGAATCGCCGGTGGTTCCGGTGACGGAATCGACTCGACAAGCCAGAACTTTGCGAAGGCCTTGATGTGGTCGGGGCTGAACGTGTTCACACACCGTCATTACCCGTCGCGTATCCGCGGCGGCCACACGTACGTAGAAGTACGTGCCAAAGACGAGCCAGTACAGTCCCGCGGGGACGGCTACAACTTCCTGCTGGCACTGGGTGACTCCTTCGCCCGAAACCCACAGGAAGAGGCCTACTACGGCAAAGAGGAGCTCAAACCGCTGTACGAGAACTTCGACGACCTCCGTGAGGGCGGCGTCTTGCTGTACGACGAGGGGCTACTCGACGACGAGGACGTCGACGAGATCGGTCTCGAAGAAGCCGCCGAGGAGAACAACTGGCACGTCGTCCCGATGGACCTCCGCGGTATCGCCAAGGAACACGGCCGCGAGATCA
The Haloarcula sp. CBA1129 genome window above contains:
- a CDS encoding DICT sensory domain-containing protein, whose amino-acid sequence is MSLTELIAGVEDHQKTLTVFNAGPAAAEDLRERFADRNVHVQSEQTESGRPGEFITLSEDEAVIAAASLNSFTESLNEGRRYITRDNSPYASILDHLDETMFTSWSIQRMTAASREIEDRAWRVGQGTLHAGFQTLSTLQGELDLYERLGETDVDVHAYAVPDVEPPEYSTFSLHLERSDEIADSWFVVFDGGGDPTQKCALLAEEREPREFYGFWTYDESTVDWIIDYLEETYGYLEQ